The stretch of DNA GGACGAAGTGGCGATGCAATTGGAGGCAACGAAGGAGGCGGTTCGGATGGCGTCTGACCAGAAGTTGGCGGTGTTGATGAGTTTGAACGAGCTCAAGAACACATCCCAGGTTCACCAGATTGAAATGGAGGAGAAGGTAAAGGCGAAGGTGGAGGAATTGAAGGCGATGGGTGCCAAGAAGGCGGAGATGGATGCGAGGGTGGTGTCATTGGAGGCGGAGCTCAAGGCTGCAGTGGCTAAGAGAGGGGAATTGGAGGCTGATCTGACAGCGAAGAAGAGGGAATTTGATATGGTGAAGGGTGAGAACGACAGGCTCCATTTGGAGGTTGCAACAGCAGAGAAGAAACACCGCGCATCCGAAGCGGAGGTTGAGAGGCTCTGGGCAGAATTGGGTGTGTTGACGAAGGAGAAGGAGGCAGCTGCCAAGGCATTCGATGCCGAGAAGGCGGGTATCATGAGGGAATTGGAGGAGCTCAAGAGGAAGGTGGATGAAGTCCAGGCCAGCAAGGCGGCGACCGAGAAGGCAGGGCGCGAGAAGGATGCCCAAGCTGTTAAGCTGAGGGCTGAATTGAAGGAGCTCCATGCTTCCATGTCGGAGCTCCAAGCATCCTGTGATGAGCTCGACACGAGGCGCGTGCGCCTGAATGATGAGAAGAATTCTGTCCAGGAAGCACTGGATGCTGAGAAGGCCGAAGCGCGCAAGCTGAAGTCGAGAATCGAGGTGCTCGAGAACTGCAATGGTGAGAAGGATGGTGAGATTGGGAAGCTGAAGGTGGCGCTGGAGGAAAAGAAGGAGAAGATCGATGTCCTAAGCAATAACATTGAGCTGCTGAATCTCGCAGTGGCTGAGGCacagaagaggaggaagggtGGCATTTGGGCTTGGCTGTACGCTGCCACGACAACCATGGTGGCCGCCATCTCCTTCATCTATGCCACCCGGTCCCGGTGAAGGAACTGCACTTTGCTTTTTTGCTATGTTACCTTTTCTGTTTTACATGCTTATCAACTCAATGATAAGGTTGCTATCTCGCTGTATTGCTCTATGATGGTGATCAGCTGGCACTATGCAATGAAATGGaaacttttgcttatgttctGATATGTCCTCTGTTCATTTTTCCTGTTCATATGGATGCcaattttgttaattttgcCTGTTCATATGGATGCCAATTTTGACAGTGACGTGATTCGATCTGTAGTTTACTGAATTGCAAATTATTATCAGTTAATACCGTTGTCCATACCTGTCCAAATGGTAGAATTGTCCTGGTGTGATCGAAGTTGGTTTTGTTTCTCATTAGGTAAACTGCATATGGGTTGTAAAGAATGCTGAATGGTACAGTACAAGTTAGTATCTCGCtgctttaaaataatataacagACTGCTTCTTTCTGTTGACATCTTTTATCATCACTTATGTACTGCTTACTGAATTAAGCTTTGGGTCTATTGTTTGAATGTTGCCCATTCATACAGATAAGTCAAGCAGGTACTAAGTAATTGGCCTAATAGGTATTTAGGTAGAGAGCAACTCTTTGCATTGTGGGTTACCATTTTGATTACTCGCATTAGATAAATTATTGGTTTGATTCTACTAGTAAGGAATTGAACTTCAATAATTGAACTGTACAGATAAAAACAATTCAAAACCTAACAAATCGCAAATTGCGATTGTACTTGGATGTTGAGCCCCCAGAACAAAATTCACTTTGCTATGATGCATTGTGTATTGGACTGAGCTCGTGATTACACTCTGCTATTTGTTGCGTTCGTCATCTATCTCTAAGATTATATGGTATGAATTGATCTCTATATTGTTGAGTATCTGCTTATCAAGGACATTCAGAAAAATAATCTGTTACAAGGTTTTTAGGTGGGGCTTGTGCTAAGTTCTTGGATTCCATGTAttgtaattagtatataattagtgCTATCGGTTGTATTGCTGTAGACTAGAAGTTCATCGAAGTCCTCAAGCTAGCTCCAAAGAATCTTCAGCACTCGTTTAATCAGGAGTGATCTGCACTGGTGCTTGAACTATGAAATTCACATCGCCAAGTTGTATTGTTGGTGATGCTTATGGTACTAGTAGCAGTAGTAGAACAAAGCAGCAATTGCACTACAGTCAGGCATATTCATCAAGTCAGGTACTCAGGTGTTGTTTCCACATTTCAGACCTGCATTGTTTTCTGCAAAcattaaatttcagattcatCAGTTCAGTATTCCTTAACAAGGACATTCAGAAAATTACAGAAGTTTCGGATTTCAGAACAAACTGATTTCACCTGGACCTCAATATTATTTGTCACGGAGCCAATGTTCTGAATTACTCTATTgatctgaaactctgaatttCATATTTGCTGCAAGTACTTCAGTAAAGCACATTGTCTCAGCTTACTCTTCAGCACATAAATACGCTGTTCTGCATCTCCAGTTGTAAGAACAGTCACAGAATTCATGTTGTGATAACCGCTAAACATTACTAAGTAGTCGCCTTGATTCACATTAAAAGCAACCCAAAGATTACAGTTTTcaggcaaaaataaaaaatattcacaatGCACAATTGCAATATCAACAGCAACCAGAGTTTCAGATAAATCACAATACAAGGGAAGATGGCTCAGGGAGTAGAGACAAGCATTCATGTATTTCATTCCAACAAGATTTCTCAGTGGCAAATCCATGACACCAACCATCCACCAAAACCTAACCTAATCAACTAAAAAGGATATTACTAGATGGAGGAATCATCGGATCGAAGAACAGGCCAAGGGGTTCTTGATCCGAATCGACAAAGATGAACCCTAGAACTCCTGGGAGGCGGACCCGATGTCGGCCTTGTCCTTGCCGGACTTCTTGGGCAGCAGCGTCTGGTGGATGTTGGGcagcacgccgccggcggcgatggtgacgGCGCCGAGCAGCCGGCTCAGCTCCTCGTCGTTGCGCACCGCCAGCTGGATGTGCCGCGGCACGATCCGGTTCTTCTTGTTGTCCCTCGCCGCGTTCCCCGCCAGCTCCAGCACCTGCGCCAATCAAATCACGAATCGCCGCCATGAGAATGAAGCCCAGAAAccccgcgcggccgcggcggcggcaggggaagaggaggagggatcGACGGGGGGATGGATTGGGTTACCTCGGCGGCGAGGTACTCGAGAACGGCGGAGAGGTAGAcgggggcgccggcgccgaccctCTCGGCGTACT from Oryza brachyantha chromosome 12, ObraRS2, whole genome shotgun sequence encodes:
- the LOC102711210 gene encoding probable histone H2AXb, giving the protein MSSAGGGGRGKSKGTKSVSRSSKAGLQFPVGRIARYLKAGKYAERVGAGAPVYLSAVLEYLAAEVLELAGNAARDNKKNRIVPRHIQLAVRNDEELSRLLGAVTIAAGGVLPNIHQTLLPKKSGKDKADIGSASQEF
- the LOC102717860 gene encoding myosin-16-like; protein product: MAKKKSAAAAAAGNGHHAADAVNGNGFHAGAAPPPGADEAVVVVREEKRDQKAEKLKALNSILLKEAADRRGQVAALTSRLDELSADDAALAAAERTVAQAALAAPLRAAADEVSALRARLAAVEESLRSAESRGASEAAAKDAANARVEAVAEEKARFLKLIQVKEAEVASVSHKVSKLEAMVADLEMKNSEMFCAKDEVAMQLEATKEAVRMASDQKLAVLMSLNELKNTSQVHQIEMEEKVKAKVEELKAMGAKKAEMDARVVSLEAELKAAVAKRGELEADLTAKKREFDMVKGENDRLHLEVATAEKKHRASEAEVERLWAELGVLTKEKEAAAKAFDAEKAGIMRELEELKRKVDEVQASKAATEKAGREKDAQAVKLRAELKELHASMSELQASCDELDTRRVRLNDEKNSVQEALDAEKAEARKLKSRIEVLENCNGEKDGEIGKLKVALEEKKEKIDVLSNNIELLNLAVAEAQKRRKGGIWAWLYAATTTMVAAISFIYATRSR